Proteins co-encoded in one Gossypium arboreum isolate Shixiya-1 chromosome 11, ASM2569848v2, whole genome shotgun sequence genomic window:
- the LOC108473982 gene encoding uncharacterized protein LOC108473982 isoform X2, whose product MGDNLFEGLPPPSHHQQLQGKENEEEEGKEGNQISFSLKTSSSSNNKEASPKPVLKSALKRPKPTESNPEAAVQEKRLRFKMTTDASETQVIEAMQKIASHIKNPTKFSKASKLAIQLIQAGSVKGGTSEHFFAILEAAMSSTTSCTDPSVRGDYHSLFSAAQDAAECLNKRQKNQLTVWTFRAVMANDFLTDDSFVFSKTASKLKDAICSLPFATEDDDIDEAATLKDETETGNDEDDKKQTIVESAEENNKDESDPFGLDALIPSSGKKDDRAKGRKDVATKSRKDDEEDTKIFLKSKREALISCLEIAARRYKTPWCQTVIDILVKHAFDNVARFTSQQRDAIEKLWASVREQQIRRKQGKSVTGKLDVNAFEWLQQKYSTEKISIRHSVGASGDRRCQQWLG is encoded by the exons ATGGGTGACAATCTATTTGAAGGGTTACCACCTCCATCTCATCACCAGCAACTACaaggaaaagaaaatgaagaagaagagGGGAAAGAAGGCAATCAAATTAGTTTCTCTTTGAAGACAAGTAGTAGCAGCAATAACAAGGAAGCTTCTCCAAAACCAGTTCTTAAAAGTGCTCTTAAGAGACCTAAGCCTACTGAATCTAACCCTGAAG CTGCTGTACAAGAAAAGCGCTTGAGATTTAAGATGACAACAGATGCCTCAGAGACACAAGTTATTGAGGCAATGCAGAAGATTGCGTCACATATCAAGAACCCCACCAAGTTTTCTAAGGCTTCAAAGCTTGCCATACAGTTGATACAGGCTGGAAGTGTGAAGGGGGGGACTAGTGAACATTTTTTTGCTATATTGGAGGCTGCAATGTCATCCACAACTTCTTGTACTGATCCTTCAGTACGAGGTGATTATCATTCACTGTTCTCAGCAGCACAAGATGCAGCTGAG TGCCTAAACAAGAGGCAGAAGAACCAACTGACTGTATGGACATTTAGGGCGGTGATGGCAAATGACTTTCTAACTGATGACAGCTTTGTG TTTTCGAAAACAGCTAGTAAATTAAAAGATGCAATATGTAGTCTTCCATTTGCGACTGAGGATGATGACATAGATGAAGCTGCTACCCTGAAAGATGAGACTGAAACTGGTAATGATGAAGATGACAAGAAACAAACTATAGTTGAGTCAGCTGAAGAAAATAACAAGGATGAGTCAGATCCTTTTGGACTTGATGCTCTGATTCCTAGTTCTGGCAAAAAAGATGATAGagcaaaaggaaggaaagatgtgGCAACCAAGAGCAGGAAAGATGATGAGGAGGACACTAAGATATTTCTCAAGTCAAAGAGAGAAGCCTTGATTTCTTGTTTAGAAATTGCTGCTCGACGTTATAAAACACCATG GTGCCAGACAGTTATAGACATCTTGGTAAAACATGCATTTGACAATGTAGCAAGGTTTACATCTCAACAAAGGGATGCCATTGAAAAACTATGGGCTTCTGTTCGGGAGCAACAAATACGTAGGAAGCAAGGGAAATCAGTAACTGGGAAACTTGACGTGAATGCTTTTGAATGGCTTCAGCAGAAATATTCTACTGAGAAGATCAGCATTCGGCATTCTGTTGGTGCTAGTGGAGACCGTCGATGTCAACAGTGGCTTGgttaa
- the LOC108473982 gene encoding uncharacterized protein LOC108473982 isoform X1 — translation MGDNLFEGLPPPSHHQQLQGKENEEEEGKEGNQISFSLKTSSSSNNKEASPKPVLKSALKRPKPTESNPEGEPYLQFAQFFFFFPFLSFLAAVQEKRLRFKMTTDASETQVIEAMQKIASHIKNPTKFSKASKLAIQLIQAGSVKGGTSEHFFAILEAAMSSTTSCTDPSVRGDYHSLFSAAQDAAECLNKRQKNQLTVWTFRAVMANDFLTDDSFVFSKTASKLKDAICSLPFATEDDDIDEAATLKDETETGNDEDDKKQTIVESAEENNKDESDPFGLDALIPSSGKKDDRAKGRKDVATKSRKDDEEDTKIFLKSKREALISCLEIAARRYKTPWCQTVIDILVKHAFDNVARFTSQQRDAIEKLWASVREQQIRRKQGKSVTGKLDVNAFEWLQQKYSTEKISIRHSVGASGDRRCQQWLG, via the exons ATGGGTGACAATCTATTTGAAGGGTTACCACCTCCATCTCATCACCAGCAACTACaaggaaaagaaaatgaagaagaagagGGGAAAGAAGGCAATCAAATTAGTTTCTCTTTGAAGACAAGTAGTAGCAGCAATAACAAGGAAGCTTCTCCAAAACCAGTTCTTAAAAGTGCTCTTAAGAGACCTAAGCCTACTGAATCTAACCCTGAAGGTGAACCCTACCTACAATTTGCAcaattcttcttctttttcccttttctttcttttctgg CTGCTGTACAAGAAAAGCGCTTGAGATTTAAGATGACAACAGATGCCTCAGAGACACAAGTTATTGAGGCAATGCAGAAGATTGCGTCACATATCAAGAACCCCACCAAGTTTTCTAAGGCTTCAAAGCTTGCCATACAGTTGATACAGGCTGGAAGTGTGAAGGGGGGGACTAGTGAACATTTTTTTGCTATATTGGAGGCTGCAATGTCATCCACAACTTCTTGTACTGATCCTTCAGTACGAGGTGATTATCATTCACTGTTCTCAGCAGCACAAGATGCAGCTGAG TGCCTAAACAAGAGGCAGAAGAACCAACTGACTGTATGGACATTTAGGGCGGTGATGGCAAATGACTTTCTAACTGATGACAGCTTTGTG TTTTCGAAAACAGCTAGTAAATTAAAAGATGCAATATGTAGTCTTCCATTTGCGACTGAGGATGATGACATAGATGAAGCTGCTACCCTGAAAGATGAGACTGAAACTGGTAATGATGAAGATGACAAGAAACAAACTATAGTTGAGTCAGCTGAAGAAAATAACAAGGATGAGTCAGATCCTTTTGGACTTGATGCTCTGATTCCTAGTTCTGGCAAAAAAGATGATAGagcaaaaggaaggaaagatgtgGCAACCAAGAGCAGGAAAGATGATGAGGAGGACACTAAGATATTTCTCAAGTCAAAGAGAGAAGCCTTGATTTCTTGTTTAGAAATTGCTGCTCGACGTTATAAAACACCATG GTGCCAGACAGTTATAGACATCTTGGTAAAACATGCATTTGACAATGTAGCAAGGTTTACATCTCAACAAAGGGATGCCATTGAAAAACTATGGGCTTCTGTTCGGGAGCAACAAATACGTAGGAAGCAAGGGAAATCAGTAACTGGGAAACTTGACGTGAATGCTTTTGAATGGCTTCAGCAGAAATATTCTACTGAGAAGATCAGCATTCGGCATTCTGTTGGTGCTAGTGGAGACCGTCGATGTCAACAGTGGCTTGgttaa
- the LOC108473981 gene encoding pentatricopeptide repeat-containing protein At3g26782, mitochondrial-like, whose protein sequence is MDMMKVAATEKPSLSSPSALASTIKFIQIPKSETFLQPTLEQTRQTHALTVKTHFNVTKFIPSAQFNFLITSYTKNSQPHSALDIYTYLRRMDYEVDNFMVPAVLKACSFVSNTQLGKEIHGFSVKNGLTEDVFVSNALIQMYSECDSVVSARLLFDNMYERDAVSWSTMIRCYVRSKFYMEALEMIRKMQILQIRPSEVAMISMITLFADLMDVEMGKAMHAYVTRNLEKMSVQLTTAFIHMYAKSGNLASARLLFNGLNQKTVVSWTAMIAGYIHCYKLEEGMKLFARMIEERIKPNEITLLCLVVECSFVGALELGKQLHVYILRNGICLSLALATALVDMYGKCGEIRNARAVFDSVKDKDVMIWSAMIAAHAQKHCIDQAFDLFVKMMEYGLRPNQVTMTTMLSLCAETGALDMGKWIHTVIDRQAVEMDTILKTALLEMYAKCGDIDGAWKLFREVKDRDIGMWNTMMAGLGMHGCGKEALELFSEMEREGARPNDITFIGLLNACSHAGLVEEGKLIFEKMVHAFALVPKIEHYGCMVDLLGRAGLLDEAYGIIKSLPIRANSIIWSALLAACKLHHNTVLGEMAARQLVYLEPQNCGYNVSISNIYAVANRWNDVAEVRKAMKNKGMRKEPGLSCIEVNGYVYEFIMGDKAHPEIEKINDMVSEMGNKLKEAGYMADTSAVLRNIDEEEKETALNYHSEKLAIAFGLISTAPGTPIQVVKNLRVCKDCHTATKLLSKIYQRVIIVRDRKRFHHFRDGTCSCGDYW, encoded by the coding sequence ATGGACATGATGAAAGTAGCTGCAACAGAGAAACCGTCACTTTCTTCTCCTTCTGCCTTGGCTTcaacaatcaaattcatccaaattcCAAAATCTGAAACTTTTCTTCAACCCACCCTTGAACAAACCAGGCAAACCCATGCTCTAACGGTGAAAACTCACTTCAATGTAACCAAGTTCATCCCTTCAGCACAATTCAATTTCCTTATTACATCTTACACGAAAAACAGCCAACCCCACAGTGCACTTGACATCTATACTTATTTGAGAAGAATGGATTATGAAGTTGATAACTTCATGGTCCCTGCAGTACTGAAAGCTTGTAGTTTTGTTTCAAACACCCAATTGGGCAAAGAAATACATGGTTTTTCTGTGAAGAATGGATTGACTGAAGATGTTTTTGTAAGTAATGCTTTGATACAAATGTATAGTGAATGTGACAGTGTTGTCTCTGCCAGACtgttgtttgataatatgtatgAAAGAGATGCTGTTTCTTGGAGTACAATGATTAGATGCTATGTTAGAAGCAAATTCTACATGGAAGCATTGGAGATGATAAGAAAGATGCAAATTTTACAGATAAGACCTAGTGAAGTTGCCATGATTAGCATGATTACTTTATTTGCAGACCTCATGGATGTTGAAATGGGAAAAGCAATGCATGCTTATGTTACAAGGAATCTTGAGAAAATGAGTGTTCAGTTAACTACTGCtttcattcatatgtatgcaaaAAGTGGAAATTTAGCTTCTGCAAGACTGCTTTTCAATGGATTGAACCAGAAAACTGTTGTTTCATGGACTGCTATGATAGCCGGATATATTCATTGCTATAAATTAGAAGAGGGAATGAAGCTTTTTGCTAGAATGATTGAAGAAAGGATAAAGCCAAACGAGATTACTTTGCTGTGTTTAGTTGTAGAGTGTAGTTTTGTGGGGGCTTTAGAACTGGGAAAACAATTACACGTTTATATTTTGAGAAACGGGATTTGTTTGTCTCTGGCTCTTGCTACTGCTCTGGTTGATATGTATGGGAAATGTGGAGAGATAAGGAATGCTAGAGCAGTTTTTGACTCAGTTAAAGACAAAGATGTTATGATCTGGAGTGCTATGATTGCAGCTCATGCACAAAAACATTGCATAGATCAGGCTTTTGATCTTTTTGTCAAGATGATGGAATATGGGTTGAGACCTAACCAAGTAACAATGACTACGATGCTTTCACTTTGTGCAGAGACTGGAGCCCTTGATATGGGTAAATGGATTCATACTGTCATAGACAGGCAAGCTGTTGAAATGGATACAATATTAAAAACCGCACTATTGGAAATGTATGCCAAGTGTGGAGACATTGATGGGGCTTGGAAACTGTTCAGGGAAGTTAAAGATAGAGATATTGGTATGTGGAATACGATGATGGCAGGATTAGGAATGCATGGATGCGGTAAGGAGGCTTTGGAGCTATTCTCCGAGATGGAAAGAGAGGGTGCTAGGCCAAATGATATCACATTTATTGGACTTCTAAATGCTTGTAGCCATGCAGGATTGGTGGAAGAAGGGAAGTTAATTTTTGAGAAAATggttcatgcatttgcattggtTCCTAAGATTGAACACTATGGTTGTATGGTGGATCTTCTTGGTCGAGCAGGACTGCTTGATGAGGCCTATGGGATTATCAAAAGCTTGCCTATAAGGGCAAACTCCATTATATGGAGTGCTCTTCTTGCTGCATGCAAGCTTCACCACAACACTGTATTAGGGGAAATGGCTGCTAGGCAACTTGTTTACCTGGAACCTCAAAACTGTGGTTATAATGTTtctatttcaaatatatatgcaGTGGCAAATAGGTGGAATGACGTTGCAGAGGTGAGAAAAGCAATGAAGAACAAGGGAATGAGAAAAGAACCAGGGCTCAGCTGTATCGAAGTAAATGGATATGTTTATGAGTTCATAATGGGAGATAAAGCACACCCAGAAATAGAAAAGATAAATGATATGGTGTCTGAGATGGGAAACAAGCTAAAGGAGGCAGGGTACATGGCAGACACTTCTGCTGTCTTAAGAAATATAGATGAGGAAGAGAAAGAAACGGCACTCAATTATCACAGCGAAAAATTGGCTATCGCTTTTGGCCTCATTAGCACAGCTCCAGGCACTCCAATTCAGGTTGTAAAAAATCTGAGAGTTTGTAAAGACTGTCACACTGCAACTAAGCTGCTGTCTAAAATATATCAGAGAGTAATAATAGTACGTGATCGAAAGCGCTTTCACCACTTCAGAGACGGAACCTGTTCCTGTGGAGATTACTGGTAG